The following proteins are encoded in a genomic region of Haloarcula marina:
- a CDS encoding thiolase family protein: protein MPTPVIVDAVRTPQGKEDGALAGVRSEDLSVPLVNQLLASTGVESDEVDDLLWGCAQQRGEQGNNMARVISLLSDLGEGVPGSTINRWCASSAEALMRAADAVAAGQRDVLIAGGVESMSRVSMGENTHNVHPRLAEHYNIGELSMGMTAEKVAAEKDVARQEQDEYALRSHQRAADATDSGRFDDELVPIETDEGRVEADEGIRRDTSLDTLAGLPTVFKADGTVTPGNASQVSDGAAGLMVTSREFAEDRGLDVMAEIGAHEVAGVDPTVMGIGPVPAVRQLAERTGRDTDAYDLVELNEAFASQCLYCQRELGFDDDIYNVNGGAIAIGHPLGASGARLPVTLVHEMQKRDADLGLATECVGFGQGAAIEFHRP from the coding sequence ATGCCGACACCGGTTATCGTAGATGCGGTTCGGACGCCACAGGGGAAAGAAGACGGGGCGCTCGCGGGCGTCCGCAGCGAGGACCTCTCGGTTCCGCTCGTGAACCAACTGCTCGCCAGCACCGGCGTCGAGAGCGACGAGGTCGACGACCTGCTGTGGGGGTGTGCCCAACAGCGCGGCGAACAGGGCAACAACATGGCCCGCGTCATCTCGCTCCTCTCGGACCTCGGCGAGGGCGTTCCGGGGTCGACTATCAACCGCTGGTGTGCCTCCTCCGCGGAGGCGCTGATGCGGGCGGCCGACGCCGTCGCCGCGGGACAGCGCGACGTGCTCATCGCCGGGGGCGTCGAGTCGATGTCCCGCGTGTCGATGGGCGAGAACACCCACAACGTCCACCCGCGACTCGCCGAGCACTACAACATCGGCGAACTCAGCATGGGGATGACCGCCGAGAAGGTCGCCGCCGAGAAGGACGTGGCCCGACAGGAACAGGACGAGTACGCCCTGCGGAGCCATCAACGCGCGGCCGACGCGACGGACTCGGGCCGCTTCGACGACGAACTCGTCCCCATCGAGACGGACGAGGGCCGCGTCGAGGCGGACGAGGGCATCCGCCGCGACACCTCACTCGACACGCTCGCGGGCCTCCCGACGGTGTTCAAGGCCGACGGGACCGTGACGCCGGGCAACGCCTCGCAGGTCTCGGACGGCGCGGCGGGCCTCATGGTCACCTCCCGCGAGTTCGCCGAGGACCGCGGACTGGACGTGATGGCCGAAATCGGCGCGCACGAAGTCGCTGGCGTCGACCCGACCGTGATGGGTATCGGCCCGGTTCCCGCCGTCCGCCAGTTGGCCGAGCGGACCGGCCGCGACACCGACGCGTACGACCTCGTGGAACTGAACGAGGCGTTCGCCTCCCAGTGTCTGTACTGCCAGCGCGAACTCGGGTTCGACGACGACATATACAACGTCAACGGCGGCGCTATCGCCATCGGCCACCCCCTCGGGGCCTCCGGCGCTCGCCTGCCGGTGACGCTCGTCCACGAGATGCAGAAACGCGACGCCGACCTCGGCCTCGCGACGGAGTGCGTCGGGTTCGGGCAGGGCGCGGCAATCGAGTTCCACCGACCCTGA
- a CDS encoding TrmB family transcriptional regulator sugar-binding domain-containing protein, producing MDSTAERLTKFGLSETEAQTYLAVLESGTATVADVGAATDISTGYVYDLVESLAERGLLVVDDHRTPTQVRAIDPEAAIEAMTEELNDIESDLAERYTDTERDYPAIELVRARQTLYQRLEALIEGAEEEIFMMVPAPVAERLTEPLTRARERGVFIALLLGGDDIEAIEHASDAASVVRTWNYPVESLVVVDNVAAVTSDSSLLRGEHRENDYGLVLEQSPKTGGAIASQWFNFWAAGEEIASVEPPVLPAERLSFRHAVFVVSKYADRDLEVTAHLYPGQDAESITGPVVEVKQGLLEPVSYDFPVQNTLTLAVDGEEVTVGGPGAFVEDYSAKALTVREREN from the coding sequence ATGGATTCGACGGCAGAACGCTTGACGAAGTTTGGTCTCTCGGAGACGGAGGCCCAAACTTATCTCGCGGTACTGGAATCCGGGACGGCGACGGTCGCCGACGTGGGCGCGGCCACCGATATCTCCACCGGGTACGTCTACGACCTCGTGGAGAGTCTGGCCGAGCGCGGCCTCCTCGTCGTCGACGACCACCGGACCCCGACGCAGGTGCGGGCCATCGACCCGGAGGCGGCCATCGAAGCGATGACGGAAGAACTGAACGACATCGAATCGGACCTCGCCGAGCGCTACACCGACACGGAGCGTGACTATCCGGCCATCGAACTCGTCAGGGCGCGGCAGACGCTGTACCAGCGACTGGAGGCGCTCATCGAGGGGGCCGAAGAAGAGATATTCATGATGGTTCCCGCTCCCGTCGCGGAACGTCTGACCGAACCGCTCACGCGGGCCCGCGAACGCGGCGTGTTCATCGCGCTGTTGCTGGGCGGCGACGACATCGAGGCCATCGAGCACGCGAGCGACGCCGCGAGCGTCGTGCGGACGTGGAACTACCCCGTCGAGAGCCTCGTCGTCGTCGACAACGTGGCCGCGGTGACCAGCGACTCCTCGCTGTTGCGCGGCGAACACCGCGAGAACGACTACGGGTTAGTCCTCGAACAGAGCCCGAAGACCGGCGGCGCTATCGCTTCGCAGTGGTTCAACTTCTGGGCCGCTGGCGAGGAAATCGCGAGCGTCGAACCGCCCGTCCTGCCCGCCGAGCGACTCTCGTTCAGGCACGCCGTCTTCGTCGTGAGCAAGTACGCCGACAGGGACCTCGAAGTGACCGCACACCTCTACCCCGGCCAAGACGCCGAGTCGATCACCGGCCCCGTCGTCGAGGTCAAACAGGGCCTCCTCGAACCGGTCAGCTACGACTTCCCCGTCCAGAACACGCTGACGCTGGCCGTCGACGGCGAGGAAGTGACCGTCGGCGGTCCCGGCGCGTTCGTCGAGGACTACTCGGCGAAGGCACTGACGGTCCGCGAGCGCGAGAACTGA
- a CDS encoding TrmB family transcriptional regulator, whose product MDTLVTQLQRFGFSEAEAETYRAALQLGQATVGEVAGSAGLSKGYAYDVIDDLAARGVLTVDDHMTPTQVRAERPTETVAEFEADLDRLETSLRDHYTHSDPDHPEVEVVKSRSPAERRLRAAIGNAAGNISLSVPAPAVERIGDELAAAADRGVFVRLLIGGAARPAAADPVAGRVDAARVWEYDVPFGLLNDRGTAMLGDPGVLYGQYDRGEFALRVANSPKLAGAVGALLANLWTSSREAFVGDADPLPSAYDSFTAAVFHATRHRRADRALEATVTLRSGETITGRVVDIEQAVIDPITAQFPLQNTMVLSTDDGEVTVGGPGAFIEEYSAARVELRGA is encoded by the coding sequence ATGGATACGCTCGTAACGCAACTACAGCGGTTCGGATTCTCCGAGGCGGAGGCGGAGACCTATCGGGCCGCGTTACAATTGGGGCAGGCGACCGTCGGAGAGGTGGCCGGCAGCGCGGGCCTCTCGAAGGGGTACGCCTACGACGTCATCGACGACCTGGCGGCGCGCGGCGTCCTCACCGTGGACGACCACATGACGCCGACGCAGGTGCGGGCCGAACGACCGACCGAGACGGTCGCGGAGTTCGAGGCCGACCTCGACCGACTGGAGACCTCGCTCCGGGACCACTACACGCACAGCGACCCCGACCACCCCGAAGTCGAAGTCGTCAAGTCTCGAAGCCCGGCCGAGCGGCGACTCCGGGCCGCCATCGGGAACGCGGCGGGCAACATCTCGCTGTCGGTCCCGGCCCCCGCAGTCGAGCGAATCGGGGACGAACTCGCCGCCGCGGCGGACCGCGGCGTGTTCGTGCGACTCCTGATCGGCGGGGCGGCCCGACCCGCGGCGGCCGACCCCGTCGCCGGTCGAGTCGACGCGGCCCGCGTCTGGGAGTACGACGTGCCGTTCGGTCTGCTGAACGACCGCGGGACCGCGATGCTCGGCGACCCGGGCGTGCTGTACGGGCAGTACGACCGCGGGGAGTTCGCGCTCCGGGTGGCCAATAGCCCGAAACTGGCCGGTGCGGTCGGGGCCTTGCTGGCGAACCTCTGGACGAGTTCGCGCGAGGCGTTCGTGGGCGACGCGGACCCACTTCCGTCGGCGTACGACAGTTTCACGGCCGCGGTGTTCCACGCGACGCGCCACCGGCGGGCGGACCGCGCCCTCGAAGCGACCGTGACACTGCGCTCGGGCGAGACGATTACGGGGCGGGTCGTCGACATCGAACAGGCGGTCATCGACCCGATAACGGCCCAGTTCCCGCTGCAGAACACGATGGTGCTGTCGACCGACGACGGCGAGGTGACGGTCGGCGGCCCCGGTGCGTTCATCGAGGAGTACAGCGCGGCCCGGGTCGAGTTGCGGGGCGCGTAG
- a CDS encoding PaaI family thioesterase, with product MSLQALFNAIPFVEDLGMDITEVGDGHAVGRLPLRPEHSSNPHGRIAHGGVTYSLVDTVGGAAVVSLSGSISPTVDMRIDYLAPATDDLRAEANVVRDGGSVAVVDVEVYDAEDHHVASARGTYKTDGETGDSPWMDGVDAETAERLSD from the coding sequence ATGAGTCTCCAAGCGCTGTTCAACGCCATCCCGTTCGTGGAGGACCTCGGGATGGACATAACCGAGGTGGGCGACGGCCACGCGGTGGGACGCCTCCCACTCAGGCCTGAACACTCCTCGAACCCGCACGGACGCATCGCCCACGGCGGGGTCACGTACTCACTGGTCGACACCGTCGGCGGCGCGGCCGTCGTCTCCCTGTCGGGCAGTATCTCTCCGACGGTGGACATGCGTATCGACTACCTCGCGCCCGCGACCGACGACCTGCGGGCCGAAGCGAACGTCGTCAGAGACGGCGGGAGCGTCGCTGTCGTCGACGTGGAGGTGTACGACGCCGAGGACCACCACGTCGCCAGCGCCCGCGGCACGTACAAGACAGACGGCGAGACGGGCGACTCGCCGTGGATGGACGGCGTCGACGCCGAAACGGCAGAACGGCTCTCCGACTAG
- a CDS encoding cation:proton antiporter: protein MAGSSGLLIPLVAGIIGLGVIAQVLAARLRVPSIIFYLLVGVVIGQPGLGIIGSETFGGALSAIVGLAVAIIVFEGAYHLRFERIREAPTATFRLVTLGAAIALIGTAVAVKFAFNSEAVSWNLAFLIGALLVATGPTVITPILNVVPVRDRVATALETEGIVNDVTAAIIAVVVFETVNPGATSAGLLQAFSLRLGTGLLVGLVVAGVLYYLLQYIDLSPGDAPRNSRLLVLAGALVAYAGANTIATEAGVAAVATAGIALGNIDHPYEEDIEEFKGDITLLVLSFVFIALAAQLSLDALIDVGLAGLIVVLAVALVIRPILVFVSTVGDRFTRAEKWFVSFVGPRGIIPASVATLFAVELNTVAEELRVEAEGASGQEATELLAQADLLASQAEILLGTVFLVIFATALLEGGLARYIAEKLDVIPMRVIIVGGGQVGRALAKRLEDRGENVVIIEEDEAIVERGRNDGYTVEIGDGTDTDVLRSAGAENAKTVVAATGDDDANLLVSQLASSKFGVERIIARANNPDNVEAFEDLGVRTISSAMATAWAIDNQIERPAIAHWMTDVGRTGDVQEVEVRNEDLVGKSVREVGPMLPEACLIALVSGGDRTEAEVPTAEYVLQPGDMVTLLGRRESVRDGMKLVAGD from the coding sequence GTGGCTGGTAGTTCGGGACTCCTGATTCCGCTGGTCGCGGGTATCATCGGATTGGGCGTCATCGCGCAGGTACTCGCCGCCCGCCTTCGAGTGCCGAGCATCATCTTCTACCTACTCGTGGGAGTCGTCATCGGGCAACCGGGGCTGGGCATCATCGGCAGCGAGACGTTCGGCGGCGCGTTGTCGGCCATCGTCGGCCTCGCCGTCGCCATCATCGTCTTCGAGGGGGCCTATCACCTCCGCTTCGAGCGGATTCGGGAGGCCCCGACGGCGACGTTCCGACTGGTGACGCTGGGGGCGGCCATCGCGCTGATCGGGACGGCCGTCGCCGTGAAGTTCGCGTTCAATAGCGAGGCCGTCTCGTGGAACCTCGCGTTCCTCATCGGGGCCTTGCTGGTCGCGACGGGGCCGACGGTCATCACGCCCATCCTCAACGTGGTTCCGGTTCGGGACCGCGTGGCGACGGCCTTGGAGACGGAAGGTATCGTCAACGACGTGACGGCGGCCATCATCGCCGTCGTCGTCTTCGAGACGGTCAACCCCGGCGCGACGAGCGCCGGGTTGTTACAGGCGTTCTCGCTCCGACTCGGGACCGGGCTACTGGTCGGTCTCGTCGTCGCTGGCGTGCTGTACTACCTGCTGCAGTACATCGACCTCTCGCCGGGCGACGCCCCGCGGAACTCCCGCTTGCTGGTGCTCGCGGGGGCCCTCGTCGCCTACGCCGGGGCGAACACCATCGCGACGGAGGCGGGCGTCGCCGCCGTCGCCACCGCGGGCATCGCGCTGGGGAACATCGACCACCCCTACGAGGAGGACATCGAGGAGTTCAAAGGCGACATCACGCTGTTGGTCCTCTCGTTCGTGTTCATCGCGCTGGCGGCCCAACTGAGCCTCGACGCGCTCATCGACGTGGGACTGGCCGGACTCATCGTCGTCCTCGCCGTGGCGCTGGTCATCCGACCGATACTGGTGTTCGTGTCGACGGTCGGCGACCGTTTCACCCGCGCGGAGAAGTGGTTCGTCAGTTTCGTCGGCCCGCGGGGTATCATCCCCGCGTCGGTCGCGACGCTGTTTGCCGTCGAACTGAACACCGTCGCCGAGGAACTTCGAGTGGAAGCGGAGGGGGCGAGCGGACAGGAAGCGACGGAACTGCTGGCGCAGGCGGATTTGCTGGCCAGTCAGGCCGAGATTCTGCTCGGAACGGTCTTTCTGGTCATCTTCGCGACGGCGCTCTTAGAAGGGGGGCTGGCGCGGTACATCGCGGAAAAACTGGATGTGATACCAATGCGAGTCATCATCGTCGGCGGCGGACAGGTGGGCCGAGCGCTCGCCAAGCGCCTCGAAGACCGGGGCGAGAACGTCGTCATCATCGAAGAGGACGAAGCGATAGTCGAACGAGGGCGCAACGACGGCTACACCGTCGAAATCGGCGACGGAACCGATACGGACGTGTTGCGCTCTGCGGGCGCGGAAAACGCCAAAACCGTCGTGGCCGCCACCGGCGACGACGACGCGAACCTGCTGGTCTCGCAACTGGCGAGTTCGAAGTTCGGCGTCGAGCGCATCATCGCCCGGGCGAACAACCCGGACAACGTCGAGGCCTTCGAGGACTTGGGCGTCCGGACCATCTCCTCGGCGATGGCGACGGCGTGGGCCATCGACAACCAGATAGAACGCCCGGCCATCGCCCACTGGATGACCGACGTGGGCCGGACCGGGGACGTACAGGAAGTCGAGGTCCGCAACGAGGACCTCGTCGGGAAGTCCGTGCGGGAAGTCGGGCCGATGTTGCCCGAGGCGTGTCTCATCGCCCTCGTGAGCGGTGGGGACCGCACCGAAGCGGAGGTCCCGACCGCCGAGTACGTCCTGCAACCGGGCGATATGGTGACCTTACTCGGCCGTCGCGAGTCCGTGCGTGACGGGATGAAACTCGTCGCGGGCGACTAG
- a CDS encoding MBL fold metallo-hydrolase: MAIGDVYAAEDCPDIYYVDTGMYDVPEYGSVYVVDAERPALVDSGIGTEYERILDAMDEVGIAPEELEVIALTHIHLDHAGGAGRLAEACPNATVYVHEIGTRHLVNPERIWEGTKGAVGDQIAFYTEPKPVPEERIVGMSDGDEIDLGDHALEVVHTPGHAPHQVVFYDPAIDGVFTADAAGIYTPSTDEVHVTSPPVNFDREQALEDIETIRELDPETLLYGHFGSAPTDDRLDEYAAKLDAWVADVAAKRAELGDDDAVTEYFVETVETPAVWSDRKANAEVAMNVRGVLVALDRAE; encoded by the coding sequence ATGGCAATCGGTGACGTGTACGCGGCCGAGGACTGTCCCGATATCTACTACGTCGACACCGGCATGTACGACGTGCCGGAGTACGGGTCGGTGTACGTCGTCGACGCCGAGCGTCCGGCACTGGTCGATTCGGGCATCGGGACGGAGTACGAGCGGATACTGGACGCGATGGACGAGGTGGGCATCGCGCCCGAGGAACTGGAGGTCATCGCGCTGACCCACATCCATCTGGACCACGCGGGCGGCGCGGGCCGCCTCGCAGAGGCGTGCCCGAACGCGACGGTGTACGTCCACGAAATCGGGACGCGCCACCTCGTCAACCCCGAGCGGATCTGGGAGGGGACGAAGGGGGCCGTCGGCGACCAAATCGCGTTCTACACCGAACCGAAACCCGTGCCCGAGGAACGCATCGTCGGGATGTCCGACGGCGACGAAATCGACCTCGGCGACCACGCCCTCGAGGTAGTCCACACGCCGGGCCACGCGCCCCATCAGGTCGTCTTCTACGACCCCGCTATCGACGGCGTGTTCACGGCCGATGCGGCGGGCATCTACACCCCCTCGACCGACGAGGTCCACGTCACCAGTCCGCCGGTGAACTTCGACCGCGAACAGGCCCTCGAAGACATCGAGACGATTCGTGAGTTGGACCCCGAGACGCTCCTGTACGGGCACTTCGGCTCGGCTCCGACCGACGACAGACTCGACGAGTACGCCGCGAAACTCGACGCGTGGGTAGCCGACGTGGCCGCAAAGCGGGCGGAACTGGGCGACGACGACGCCGTCACCGAGTACTTCGTCGAGACGGTGGAGACGCCCGCGGTGTGGAGCGACCGGAAGGCGAACGCGGAGGTAGCGATGAACGTCCGCGGGGTCCTCGTCGCGCTTGACCGCGCGGAGTAG
- a CDS encoding twin-arginine translocation signal domain-containing protein, translating to MNRDDTNRRDVLKMIGAGIAAGAVFTGTASAQKQYGGGNGLGSFLNEAAHLKANPIWDGGIVDRTGLSKTEVVVGSTTSLDIPPEEFPPNLERPDDGPFGFAPRVVKVSPETTVKFLWSGNFFPVLDSTQPWPHDVVSLERDENGDHVFHSPFQRTGAWEHTFTEAGTHLYYCHPHGNPVRDHPTYDYNLMGMRGAVKVVEE from the coding sequence ATGAACAGAGACGACACAAACAGGCGGGACGTATTGAAAATGATCGGTGCCGGTATCGCGGCCGGTGCGGTCTTCACTGGCACTGCCAGCGCTCAGAAGCAGTACGGGGGCGGGAACGGTCTCGGGTCGTTTCTGAACGAAGCGGCACACCTGAAGGCGAACCCAATCTGGGACGGCGGTATCGTCGACCGAACCGGCCTCTCCAAAACGGAGGTCGTCGTCGGTTCGACGACGTCGCTCGACATCCCGCCCGAGGAGTTTCCACCGAACCTCGAACGACCCGACGACGGCCCGTTCGGCTTTGCCCCGCGCGTGGTAAAGGTCTCCCCGGAGACGACGGTCAAGTTCCTCTGGAGCGGGAACTTCTTCCCGGTTCTCGACTCGACGCAACCGTGGCCGCACGACGTGGTGTCCCTCGAACGCGACGAGAACGGCGACCACGTCTTCCACAGTCCGTTCCAGCGAACGGGCGCGTGGGAGCACACGTTCACAGAGGCAGGAACGCATCTCTACTACTGCCACCCACACGGCAACCCGGTCCGAGACCATCCCACGTACGACTACAACCTGATGGGGATGCGCGGTGCCGTCAAGGTAGTCGAAGAGTAG